Proteins encoded within one genomic window of Bacillus sp. 1NLA3E:
- a CDS encoding ABC transporter ATP-binding protein, which produces MYLEIELKNVSKTFINDNETFSVLKGISADVKKGEIVTIVGPSGSGKSTILSLCNLLQTADEGDICIQGKEVRRWNIQDLRCQVGIAFQDAPMLKGTALDNLSLPAQLQGRVLENPNQYMEYVGLSVDLLTREAKDLSGGQRQRLSLARTLVNEPSILLLDEITSSLDSSASYEVEELIMRINRERHTTILWVTHDLLQAERVGDQTWLVVDGKIIEAAATKQFFTNPKNEQTKQFLEMKREYK; this is translated from the coding sequence ATGTATTTAGAAATCGAACTGAAAAACGTCAGTAAAACATTCATTAATGACAATGAAACGTTCTCTGTTTTAAAAGGAATAAGTGCCGATGTAAAAAAAGGGGAGATTGTCACGATTGTTGGTCCATCTGGATCAGGGAAAAGCACCATTTTATCTTTGTGTAATTTATTGCAAACTGCCGATGAAGGAGATATATGTATTCAGGGTAAGGAAGTTCGCAGGTGGAATATTCAAGATCTAAGGTGTCAAGTTGGGATAGCCTTTCAGGATGCCCCAATGTTAAAAGGGACCGCGTTAGATAATTTGAGCCTACCAGCCCAATTGCAAGGAAGAGTTTTAGAGAATCCTAACCAATACATGGAGTATGTGGGTCTCTCGGTGGACCTTTTAACTCGTGAAGCTAAAGACCTTTCTGGGGGACAGAGGCAAAGATTATCACTTGCCAGAACCCTTGTTAATGAGCCATCTATTTTGCTTTTAGATGAAATCACCTCTTCACTTGATTCCTCAGCATCATATGAGGTGGAAGAACTCATCATGCGAATCAACAGGGAACGCCATACGACCATCCTCTGGGTGACCCATGATTTATTACAAGCAGAACGAGTTGGGGATCAAACATGGCTCGTTGTCGATGGGAAAATAATAGAAGCCGCCGCAACGAAGCAATTTTTCACTAACCCCAAAAATGAACAAACGAAACAATTTTTAGAAATGAAGAGGGAATATAAATGA
- the atzF gene encoding allophanate hydrolase has product MKTTNLPLKLSINEIQVKYKEKVLTPEALIQEIVARAEEDKDFNIWITPPSIEHIQPYLNQLKKMDPEEKPLWGIPFAIKDNIDLAGVPTTAGCAEFAYNPDEHATVVHRLIEAGAIPVGKTNLDQFATGLVGMRSPYGETKNALNPDLISGGSSSGSAVSVARGLTAFALGTDTAGSGRVPAALNRLVGYKPSLGAWPVKGVVPACASLDCVTVFANELTDALLVDQVARGFEETDPWSRSIPRRTNTLPEKICLLQDPPEFFGPFSSQYKLAWEAAVERIKELNIPIEYIDGRYLSEAAAVLYDGPWVAERWADLGSFIEANEQTAFPVTEAVLRSGAKPEYDAVSIFKAMHTLQAFKQKAHQQLKNAVLVMPTSGGTWTRTKVRENPIQTNSDMGLYTNHCNLLDLSAVAIPAEDAAENLPFGISLFSGNENEHLISGLAESFLHGCPPPVNMATTLVAVCGLHMRGYPLEKQMIEYGAVFIREAKTAPIYNLVKLPSQPAKPGLIRTNATGSSIELELWEMPLSEFGPFATLIPSPLGIGKIELEDGTKVPGFVCEAAAAESAEDISSLGGWRYL; this is encoded by the coding sequence ATGAAAACAACGAACTTACCACTAAAGTTATCTATTAATGAGATTCAGGTAAAATATAAAGAAAAGGTACTGACACCAGAAGCACTTATACAAGAAATCGTTGCTCGTGCTGAAGAGGACAAAGATTTTAATATTTGGATTACCCCCCCCTCAATCGAGCACATTCAACCTTATTTGAATCAGTTGAAAAAGATGGATCCAGAGGAGAAACCGCTCTGGGGCATCCCCTTTGCCATTAAAGATAATATTGATCTAGCCGGGGTACCAACCACAGCGGGATGTGCTGAATTTGCCTACAATCCGGACGAACACGCTACCGTCGTTCATCGTCTTATTGAGGCAGGTGCGATACCCGTTGGTAAAACAAATCTCGATCAGTTCGCAACAGGACTTGTTGGAATGCGAAGCCCGTATGGCGAAACGAAGAACGCCCTTAATCCCGATTTGATTAGCGGTGGCTCAAGTTCTGGCTCTGCCGTTTCCGTTGCACGAGGATTAACAGCGTTTGCGCTCGGCACTGATACAGCAGGTTCCGGACGTGTTCCAGCTGCGCTAAATCGTCTCGTCGGTTATAAGCCAAGTCTCGGTGCATGGCCGGTTAAAGGTGTTGTTCCTGCCTGTGCTAGTTTAGATTGTGTGACTGTTTTTGCAAATGAGCTCACGGATGCGCTCCTAGTGGACCAAGTTGCACGCGGGTTTGAAGAAACAGATCCATGGTCAAGGTCGATACCACGTCGAACAAATACTCTTCCGGAAAAAATCTGTTTATTACAAGATCCACCTGAATTTTTCGGTCCATTCTCTTCTCAATATAAACTTGCCTGGGAAGCAGCAGTAGAACGCATTAAAGAACTCAATATCCCAATTGAGTATATAGATGGACGCTATTTATCTGAAGCGGCGGCCGTCCTCTATGATGGACCATGGGTTGCGGAACGCTGGGCCGATTTAGGCTCGTTCATTGAGGCAAACGAACAAACTGCTTTTCCTGTGACAGAAGCGGTATTACGATCAGGAGCAAAACCTGAATATGATGCAGTTTCAATCTTTAAAGCAATGCATACGTTACAAGCTTTTAAACAAAAAGCTCATCAACAGCTGAAAAATGCGGTTCTTGTTATGCCAACATCTGGTGGTACATGGACCCGTACAAAAGTCCGGGAAAACCCGATTCAAACAAACAGTGATATGGGATTATATACGAACCATTGTAACCTTCTTGATCTCAGTGCAGTAGCTATCCCAGCAGAGGATGCAGCCGAAAATCTCCCATTCGGGATTAGCTTGTTCTCAGGAAATGAGAATGAGCATTTAATTTCGGGTCTAGCAGAATCATTTTTACATGGTTGCCCTCCTCCTGTTAACATGGCAACCACTCTGGTCGCAGTATGCGGACTTCATATGCGTGGATATCCACTTGAAAAGCAAATGATCGAGTACGGTGCGGTGTTTATTCGAGAAGCCAAAACCGCTCCTATATACAATCTAGTGAAATTACCTTCCCAACCAGCTAAGCCTGGGTTAATACGGACGAATGCCACTGGCTCTTCGATTGAACTGGAACTATGGGAAATGCCACTTTCTGAGTTCGGACCCTTTGCAACACTCATTCCTTCCCCTCTAGGAATTGGAAAAATCGAATTGGAGGATGGCACAAAAGTTCCCGGGTTTGTCTGTGAGGCAGCAGCTGCAGAATCGGCTGAAGATATTTCTAGTTTAGGTGGCTGGCGATACCTATAA
- a CDS encoding polysaccharide deacetylase family protein: MKKRIHILLLILALFLLLLFGIYKLMNSRTHQIFGGITNHVNTNEKVVALTFDDGPTKNVDKILPVLDKYNAKATFFLIGNELKQNPKLGRKIVESGHQIGNHTYNHERMIFKSPIYIKREIEKTNKEILKTGYQGEIDFRPPNGKKLVALPLYLKSHHLDTITWNLEPDTFYSSVSKKVNYVRKNVKPGSIILLHPMYDQTGDELKAIEGILKSLTEDGYTFVTVNELQKYSED; the protein is encoded by the coding sequence ATGAAAAAAAGAATACATATTTTACTGTTGATACTCGCATTATTTCTCCTATTATTATTTGGAATCTATAAATTAATGAATTCACGAACACACCAAATATTTGGAGGAATTACTAATCACGTTAACACTAATGAAAAGGTTGTTGCATTAACCTTCGATGATGGTCCAACAAAAAACGTAGATAAGATATTGCCTGTGTTAGATAAATATAACGCGAAGGCAACCTTTTTTCTTATAGGTAATGAGTTAAAACAAAATCCCAAGCTAGGTCGAAAAATTGTAGAATCAGGACATCAAATTGGAAATCATACTTATAATCATGAGCGAATGATATTTAAAAGTCCCATATATATTAAGCGGGAAATTGAAAAAACAAATAAAGAAATTCTTAAAACAGGTTATCAGGGAGAAATAGATTTTCGTCCACCTAATGGTAAGAAACTAGTTGCTCTACCTTTATATTTAAAGAGTCATCATTTAGATACGATTACCTGGAATCTTGAGCCAGATACCTTCTATTCTTCTGTATCTAAAAAAGTGAATTATGTAAGAAAAAATGTGAAACCAGGTTCGATTATTTTACTACATCCCATGTACGATCAAACTGGTGATGAGCTAAAAGCCATTGAAGGAATTTTAAAATCCTTAACAGAGGATGGATACACATTTGTTACGGTGAATGAACTTCAGAAATATTCTGAGGACTAA
- a CDS encoding ABC transporter ATP-binding protein produces MLNVLKSQFEIEQSQIEIEINGLSKVYKSKNGIFQALDDVSLYVKNEEFVSILGPSGCGKSTILRILAGLEDATSGSVKVAGEAVLGPSVKRGMVFQSYTLFPWLTVRENIEFGLKLKKLKAKECKEISDKYLVLVGLERFANSYGKELSGGMKQRVAIARSLANSPEVLLMDEPFGALDAQTKQSMQQLLLDIWKKEKTTIVFITHDIDESIFLSQRIYVMEARPGKIKEEINADLHLFKNGELVDVNQFMKVKKHIISLLKH; encoded by the coding sequence ATGTTGAACGTTCTAAAATCTCAATTTGAAATCGAACAATCCCAAATTGAAATAGAGATAAATGGGTTATCGAAGGTGTATAAATCCAAAAATGGGATCTTTCAAGCCTTAGACGACGTATCACTTTATGTGAAAAATGAAGAATTTGTCTCCATTCTTGGACCCTCCGGATGCGGAAAATCTACGATCTTACGGATCTTGGCTGGTTTAGAAGATGCTACATCTGGAAGTGTAAAAGTAGCAGGGGAAGCGGTGCTTGGCCCCAGTGTCAAACGGGGAATGGTCTTCCAATCCTATACCCTATTTCCGTGGCTGACAGTCCGCGAAAACATTGAATTCGGGCTTAAACTTAAGAAATTAAAGGCCAAGGAGTGCAAGGAAATATCCGATAAATATTTAGTATTAGTTGGTCTGGAACGGTTTGCCAATTCATATGGAAAAGAGTTATCAGGTGGTATGAAGCAACGGGTCGCAATCGCTCGGTCACTTGCGAATAGTCCTGAAGTATTGTTAATGGATGAACCGTTTGGAGCCCTCGATGCGCAAACCAAGCAATCGATGCAGCAGCTACTTCTAGATATTTGGAAAAAAGAAAAAACAACGATTGTATTTATCACTCATGATATTGATGAATCAATTTTCCTATCGCAACGGATCTATGTCATGGAGGCAAGGCCTGGAAAAATAAAAGAGGAAATTAATGCGGACCTTCATTTGTTTAAGAATGGAGAACTTGTAGATGTAAACCAATTTATGAAAGTTAAAAAGCATATTATTTCATTATTAAAGCATTGA
- a CDS encoding GyrI-like domain-containing protein: MDFNIIERESFQVVGIKREFLCGAGDAGIPGVPEYWLESSKNGTFDQLFPLHNGEIPGLLGVTDNFNPVKNVVDYWIAVEHNGDVPSGLASIVFPASKWVVFEVRGPIPSAMINAWQQIYSGWFKVNGFEPAAKIAPIEAYFDPDLDSPNSLNQIWVAIK; the protein is encoded by the coding sequence ATGGATTTTAACATTATTGAAAGAGAATCTTTTCAAGTTGTGGGGATAAAACGAGAATTTTTATGCGGGGCAGGTGATGCAGGAATTCCAGGTGTTCCAGAATATTGGCTTGAATCCAGTAAAAATGGAACATTTGATCAATTGTTTCCTTTACATAATGGTGAAATCCCAGGTTTATTGGGTGTTACGGACAATTTTAATCCTGTTAAAAATGTAGTCGACTATTGGATTGCAGTAGAACACAATGGGGATGTGCCATCTGGGTTGGCAAGCATTGTATTCCCAGCATCCAAATGGGTCGTATTTGAAGTTCGTGGCCCCATACCATCTGCTATGATAAATGCATGGCAACAAATATATTCAGGCTGGTTCAAGGTAAATGGATTTGAACCTGCTGCAAAAATAGCACCAATTGAAGCATATTTCGATCCTGATCTCGATAGTCCTAATTCACTCAATCAAATTTGGGTCGCAATTAAATAA
- a CDS encoding ABC transporter permease produces the protein MVQIKRNKTMRVLISIREEIPKKWYFIGVTIAFLLLLITWNVLSFLKLVDEVFLPTPIDVLFSLFQSLASLDFWNQIGISVYRVFMGFLLACAIGIPLGILAGTFKFAESFILPISEFIRYMPAAAFIPLIMVWAGIGETAKILVIFIGCFFQLVLMVTDDTYRISKDLLSASYTLGANRRQVINRVIIPAMLPKLMTTMRMIMGWAWTYLVVSELVAANSGLGYTIMKAQRFLDTESIFVGIIVIGLLGLIIDRGFAVANKKIFPWVEGGN, from the coding sequence ATGGTGCAGATAAAAAGAAATAAAACGATGCGAGTATTAATATCTATTCGTGAAGAAATACCTAAAAAATGGTATTTTATTGGTGTAACCATTGCCTTTTTGTTACTCCTGATTACCTGGAATGTCCTTAGTTTTTTAAAGCTAGTAGACGAAGTATTTCTTCCAACTCCAATTGATGTGTTGTTTTCTTTATTCCAATCACTTGCAAGTTTGGATTTTTGGAATCAAATTGGTATCAGTGTCTACCGAGTGTTTATGGGCTTTTTACTGGCATGTGCCATCGGAATTCCACTTGGAATATTGGCTGGGACCTTTAAATTCGCTGAATCATTTATATTACCGATCTCTGAATTTATTAGATACATGCCGGCAGCAGCCTTTATTCCCTTGATTATGGTTTGGGCTGGGATCGGAGAAACGGCCAAGATTTTAGTCATTTTCATTGGTTGCTTTTTCCAACTTGTTCTGATGGTAACCGATGACACTTATCGAATCAGTAAGGACCTCCTATCTGCCTCTTACACTCTTGGAGCTAATCGTCGCCAGGTCATCAATCGCGTGATCATACCGGCCATGCTACCCAAATTGATGACTACAATGCGCATGATTATGGGATGGGCTTGGACATATTTAGTCGTTTCAGAATTAGTTGCTGCTAATAGTGGTCTTGGGTACACAATTATGAAGGCCCAACGCTTTTTAGATACTGAGTCGATATTTGTTGGGATTATTGTGATTGGACTGCTTGGGTTAATTATTGATAGAGGCTTTGCTGTTGCCAACAAAAAAATATTTCCTTGGGTGGAAGGAGGAAACTAA
- a CDS encoding MFS transporter — translation MKTGKWTALFWIAVSELFALSLWFSASVILPELKGIWSLTAFTEAWVSAAVPIGFVVGALVSSYFGIADQHNPRKIFAISATIGAVVNGVLIMADNAILGIFLRILTGITLAGVYPTAVKILTQWFPQKRGLPVGILIAALTLGSSLPHFVILFFSAVNWKMVILITSILALISAWIVDRILEDAPDVSVSSFSFKLLKKVMVNKPVMLANYGYFGHMWELYAMWTWLPAFLTASLKISLPDAEQSLIALISFISIGIAGGIGCVLGGLVADKLGRSNLTLISMFISGLCAVLIGFTYGHSFWLTLVFAVFWGMSVISDSAQFSVAVSEFSEKEYLGTALTFQMCVGFLITIISINIIPIVQKSIGWEWVFTLLSIGPILGIIAMFKYKHFETRREITKK, via the coding sequence TTGAAAACAGGAAAATGGACAGCATTATTTTGGATTGCTGTTTCTGAATTATTTGCTTTAAGTTTGTGGTTTAGCGCTTCCGTTATTTTACCTGAGTTAAAGGGTATATGGAGTCTAACTGCTTTTACCGAAGCGTGGGTATCTGCTGCAGTTCCAATTGGTTTTGTTGTGGGCGCACTAGTTAGTTCCTATTTTGGAATAGCTGACCAACATAATCCACGCAAGATTTTTGCCATTTCTGCTACTATAGGTGCGGTAGTAAATGGAGTCCTCATCATGGCTGACAATGCTATTTTAGGTATTTTTCTGCGGATTCTAACTGGGATAACACTTGCAGGGGTGTATCCAACAGCTGTTAAAATTTTAACACAATGGTTTCCCCAAAAAAGGGGCTTACCTGTTGGTATATTAATAGCAGCACTAACTTTAGGTTCTTCATTGCCTCATTTTGTCATCCTATTTTTTTCTGCTGTTAATTGGAAGATGGTCATTTTGATTACTTCTATTTTGGCCCTTATTTCTGCATGGATTGTGGATCGGATTTTAGAGGATGCTCCTGATGTATCAGTATCGTCCTTTTCTTTTAAACTATTAAAAAAAGTGATGGTCAATAAACCTGTAATGCTAGCCAACTATGGATATTTTGGACATATGTGGGAGCTTTATGCAATGTGGACATGGCTACCGGCTTTTTTAACTGCCAGTCTCAAAATTTCTTTACCAGATGCGGAACAATCGTTGATTGCCCTTATTTCGTTTATTTCAATTGGTATAGCTGGGGGAATTGGTTGCGTATTAGGTGGATTGGTTGCGGACAAATTGGGAAGGTCTAATTTAACGCTAATTTCAATGTTTATCAGTGGTTTATGCGCTGTTTTGATTGGGTTCACATATGGTCATTCATTCTGGTTAACCCTTGTATTCGCTGTGTTCTGGGGGATGTCTGTCATTTCGGACTCGGCCCAATTTTCAGTAGCCGTTTCGGAGTTCTCTGAAAAGGAATACCTTGGAACAGCTCTCACTTTTCAAATGTGTGTCGGTTTTTTGATTACGATCATTTCGATTAACATAATACCAATTGTCCAAAAAAGTATAGGTTGGGAATGGGTATTTACCTTATTGAGTATTGGCCCGATTCTTGGGATTATTGCTATGTTTAAATACAAACATTTTGAAACAAGGCGTGAAATAACAAAAAAATGA
- a CDS encoding ABC transporter substrate-binding protein → MKKKHTLLAILLVGVLLLTACGKSTDKVSNSEDKKTETIKIGFSALPSWYLWHLVEEKGFFKKHDVDVELVWFPVYADSLSALNAGQIDGNSQALLDTISPLDKGINLKTVFITDNSEGGDGLVAEDQIKSIKDLKGKRIGTEIGTIEHFFMLTALEDAGLQESDVEFTNMAVPDAGNALIAGKLDAAGLWEPFLSKSVQKGNTHKLVTSAEYPGLISDVFAVSEGASKEKKDELQKVVAAWFDAVDYLANNHDEAVKIIAKKAGISEEELEVGLQGFRVFTPDENLAAFKTGNSYDSFYYTAEKNAEFLKRLEYIKDVPDFKDFVDTSYIENEIKQNK, encoded by the coding sequence ATGAAGAAGAAACATACGTTATTGGCTATTCTTTTAGTCGGAGTATTACTCCTGACAGCATGTGGTAAATCAACTGACAAGGTATCAAATAGTGAGGACAAAAAAACAGAAACAATCAAAATTGGGTTTAGTGCTTTACCTAGTTGGTATTTATGGCATCTTGTTGAGGAAAAGGGATTTTTTAAAAAACATGATGTAGATGTGGAATTAGTTTGGTTTCCAGTTTATGCGGATTCTCTGTCGGCATTAAATGCGGGGCAAATCGATGGAAACAGCCAAGCACTTCTTGATACAATCTCTCCTTTAGATAAAGGAATCAATTTGAAAACTGTTTTTATCACCGATAATTCTGAAGGTGGAGATGGATTAGTTGCCGAGGATCAAATTAAGTCCATAAAGGATTTAAAAGGGAAGAGAATCGGAACGGAAATAGGTACGATTGAACATTTCTTTATGCTAACTGCCCTTGAAGACGCAGGTCTACAGGAATCTGACGTTGAGTTTACAAATATGGCTGTCCCCGATGCTGGAAATGCTTTAATTGCTGGAAAATTAGATGCAGCGGGATTATGGGAACCTTTTTTAAGCAAATCCGTTCAGAAGGGCAATACCCATAAATTGGTCACATCTGCGGAATACCCTGGCTTAATATCTGACGTTTTTGCGGTTAGTGAAGGAGCCTCAAAGGAGAAAAAGGATGAGCTCCAAAAAGTAGTTGCGGCTTGGTTCGATGCCGTTGATTATTTAGCAAATAACCATGATGAAGCGGTCAAAATTATAGCCAAAAAAGCAGGGATTTCAGAGGAAGAATTAGAGGTAGGACTGCAAGGATTTAGGGTGTTTACACCTGATGAAAATCTAGCTGCTTTTAAAACGGGAAATAGCTACGACTCTTTTTACTACACTGCCGAGAAAAATGCGGAATTTTTAAAGAGACTCGAATATATCAAAGACGTTCCTGACTTTAAGGATTTTGTCGACACATCCTATATTGAAAATGAAATTAAACAAAATAAATAG
- a CDS encoding ABC transporter permease yields MSLFAILLSFGFVVISLFLTLSFKLGLGRDLIITSIRATLQLFIVGYILKMVFGFDHPLVVILMLLVMIVVAAKSAAKRGKGLPHIFWIIFFTISIVEIITQGFLLGLRIVPATPPYIISISGMIIGNSMVIANLFLNRIKGELEMRKEEVLLVLSLGGSIKQSIYPILKQSIRSSLIPTIEGQKTIGLVQLPGMMTGQIIAGADPVQAVRFQLLIVFMILSAASLTAIILGFLIYPGLFNKHHQLDIQSWK; encoded by the coding sequence ATGAGTTTATTTGCCATTTTATTAAGTTTTGGTTTTGTTGTGATTTCCCTATTTCTAACACTAAGCTTCAAACTAGGACTCGGCCGTGATTTAATCATAACGAGTATCCGAGCTACTTTACAATTATTCATCGTCGGATATATTTTAAAAATGGTTTTTGGTTTCGACCATCCACTCGTTGTGATATTAATGCTGTTGGTTATGATTGTTGTTGCAGCCAAAAGTGCAGCAAAACGCGGAAAAGGCTTGCCACATATTTTTTGGATTATTTTCTTCACCATTTCAATTGTTGAGATTATTACCCAAGGATTTTTATTAGGATTGCGAATTGTACCTGCAACTCCACCTTACATCATCTCCATTAGCGGTATGATAATCGGAAACTCAATGGTGATCGCTAACCTCTTCTTAAATCGAATAAAAGGGGAGTTAGAGATGAGAAAAGAGGAAGTACTACTCGTATTATCATTGGGTGGGAGTATCAAACAATCCATTTATCCCATCTTAAAGCAATCCATTCGATCAAGCCTAATCCCGACAATTGAAGGCCAAAAAACTATCGGTCTGGTCCAACTTCCCGGCATGATGACCGGGCAAATCATCGCTGGAGCAGATCCTGTACAGGCAGTTCGATTTCAACTCCTGATTGTATTTATGATTCTGTCAGCTGCTTCGCTAACAGCTATTATCCTGGGCTTCCTTATTTATCCTGGATTATTTAATAAGCATCACCAACTAGATATTCAGTCATGGAAATAA